GGTTTTGCGGTGTGTCGACTTGCTGCAGCACACCGCCCTTCATGACAGCGACACGGTCACCCATCGTCATTGCCTCGACCTGATCGTGAGTGACGTAGATGGTGGTGACGTTTAGTTTTCTCTGGAGGCTGGCAATCTCGGCGCGCATCTGCACACGCAGTTTTGCATCGAGATTGGACAGCGGTTCATCCATCAGGAAGGCGGACGGCTGGCGGACGATCGCCCGACCCATGGCGACGCGCTGCCGCTGGCCGCCGGAGAGCAGCGCCGGTTTGCGGTCGAGCAGAGCCGTCAGTTCGAGGATGCGCGCGGCCTCATCCACGCGCCTGGCGATGACGGATTTTGGCAACCCCGCCATTAGCAGTGGAAAGGCGATGTTTTCGCGCACGGTCTTGTGCGGGTACAGCGCGTAAGATTGAAAGACCATGGCGATGTCGCGATCCTTGGGATCGACATCGTTGACGACCCTGTCCCCGATCCTGAGTTCGCCGCTCGAAACGCTCTCAAGGCCGGCGATCATCCGAAGCGCCGTCGATTTCCCACATCCCGAGGGACCGACAAACACCATGAACTCACCATCCCTGATGTTGAAATTCAGGTCGT
This window of the Rhizobium bangladeshense genome carries:
- a CDS encoding ABC transporter ATP-binding protein, producing MAGIELRNVNKIYGNSFHALHDLNFNIRDGEFMVFVGPSGCGKSTALRMIAGLESVSSGELRIGDRVVNDVDPKDRDIAMVFQSYALYPHKTVRENIAFPLLMAGLPKSVIARRVDEAARILELTALLDRKPALLSGGQRQRVAMGRAIVRQPSAFLMDEPLSNLDAKLRVQMRAEIASLQRKLNVTTIYVTHDQVEAMTMGDRVAVMKGGVLQQVDTPQNLYSRPDNVFVAAFIGSPSMNLYEAVLNGRTVTLGSNSFEIPDRVFECRPSLNGASNRQILLGIRPEHMNDAAIRPSPAEISAPVTLVEALGSESMVHLNIDAPWVDAGDPDAIADIGDEKAAVARFSPKSTVRAGDIARIAVDAEELHFFDPDTRTSIW